In one window of Episyrphus balteatus chromosome 3, idEpiBalt1.1, whole genome shotgun sequence DNA:
- the LOC129913778 gene encoding peptidyl-prolyl cis-trans isomerase G, with the protein MTVNAKQEEPPPRARCFFDVNLGGLPAGRIVFELFTDIAPKTAENFRALCTGEKGLGLVTEKPLHYKNVIFHRVVKDFMVQAGDFSAHNGTGGESIYGGTFEDESFEIKHTRPFLLSMANRGKNTNGSQFFITTQPAPHLDNIHVVFGHVVTGQDVVRQLEQLPVDRNSRPLQDAIISNCGELIKQVKVKKDKKKKKRPASSDDEGSEVDSSSEKKKRKDKKKKKDKKRAKQDESEEEEERTDVKEANDNSEPLEEGEIHPLVSVTKIDPDEIPEVSNNFLMRGGSKRDVSSESASRNDDRKDRDEGNRNRRDSGNRNAFGWSKKRVPTSRSGRVVKGRGVFRYRTPSRSRSRSRSVTPPHWKQAQKRTIKLSDLEKMEEEKQMRDEEIKRREVERKKRHEEVRLKDTKKSFYELDANAYEKPNPEKKRIDKDVEKRDHNDQPKKNQAESTKDKSVDRDQKKLVDMNALDYEDQVGSENEEKKSRSASVEKKSPIKFKSDDKEKKEDRRDRRVSPRGRSPEMRDRRRRSNSRDGDRRNRFANRRSDFRSPRRRNFGRRGFGGNNGGGFGDRRRQRSRSFDRFRNRRSPARRRSPGDRRSPGDRRSPADRRSPGDRRSSSDRRSPARRKSSTDRRSPAKRRSSTDRRSPANRRSSGDRRSPGNRRSSTDRRSSPNRKSSVERKSSADRRSPVDRKSSTEPKSSNYRKASIDRKSPHDDKPSVDRKSPDQRKSSADRKSSEIQKSTSDRRSSPAKRRSSTDRRSPADRKQSDDRRSPANRKHSDDRRSPANRNKSSDRRSPAKRRSSTDRRSPANRRSSVDRRSPDRRRRPNRSRSRSPRRRRDSRGGDRSYDRRSVSPSKPKQSNSSRDHRDHKRCKSKSPRKSSPVHQSTGSSTNPQEDQEKLVREKMLKRAEALQLFKDHMRKEIAKEEERRAEKQRMEDEEKEREKEKEKNARELQELENLKKETLLKLQVHDNTKKQVSDNQKPNEKKEKDDKRSSKDKKKKRSKKSRKHSKSSNDSDSD; encoded by the exons ATGACTGTTAATGCAAAACAAGAAGAACCACCGCCAAGAGCGCGTTGTTTCTTCGATGTTAACCTCGGTGGTTTGCCAGCGGGTCGAATTGTTTTCGAATTGTTCACGGATATCGCACCAAAAACTGCTGAGAATTTCCGTGCCTTATGCACTGGCGAAAAGGGATTAGGTCTTGTTACGGAAAAACCATTACAttataaaaatgtaatattCCATCGAGTGGTTAAGGATTTTATGGTACAAGCTGGCGATTTCTCAGCTCATAATGGAACTGGTGGCGAATCTATATACGGCGGAACCTTCGAAG ATGAGAGCTTTGAAATTAAACACACTCGCCCGTTTTTGCTTTCGATGGCAAATCGTGGCAAAAACACCAACGGCTCTCAATTCTTTAT TACTACACAGCCTGCTCCACATCTTGACAA tattcatGTTGTATTTGGACACGTTGTTACCGGACAAGATGTAGTTCGTCAGTTGGAACAATTGCCAGTGGATAGGAACTCTCGTCCTCTGCAAGATGCTATCATTTCTAACTGCGGTGAACTGATCAAACAAGTTAAAG ttaaaaaagataaaaagaaaaagaaacgacCAGCATCTTCAGATGACGAGGGTTCTGAAGTGGACTCATCAAGCGAGAAAAAGAAACGCAAggataaaaagaagaaaaaggatAAGAAACGAGCAAAGCAAGATGA atcagaagaagaagaggaaagaACCGATGTCAAAGAAGCTAATGATAATTCAGAACCTTTAGAAGAAGGCGAAATACATCCTTTGGTATCTGTAACAAAAATAGATCCTGATGAAATTCCAGAA gtatCCAACAATTTCCTCATGCGTGGAGGTTCTAAGCGCGATGTATCTTCTGAAAGTGCTTCACGTAATGACGATCGTAAAGATAGAGATGAAGGCAATAGAAATCGACGTGACAGCGGCAATCGTAATGCATTTGGATGGTCCAAAAAGAGAGTTCCTACATCACGAAGCGGACGTGTAGTTAAAGGCCGTGGAGTTTTC cgCTATCGTACTCCATCCAGATCTCGCAGCCGATCTCGTAGTGTGACTCCGCCACATTGGAAACAAGCTCAAAAAAGAACTATTAAACTTTCTGATTTGGAAAAAatggaagaagaaaaacaaatgcGAGACGAAGAAATTAAGAGACGCGAAGTAGAGCGCAAAAAACGTCATGAGGAAGTTAGACTCaaagacacaaaaaaatcattttacgaGTTGGATGCAAATGCCTACGAGAAGCCAAATCCAGAAAAGAAACGTATAGACAAAGATGTTGAGAAACGGGACCATAATGATCAACCGAAAAAGAACCAAGCTGAAAGCACAAAGGACAAGTCTGTTGACAGGGATCAAAAGAAACTCGTTGATATGAATGCTTTGGATTATGAAGACCAAGTGGGAAGCGAAAATGAGGAGAAGAAATCACGGAGTGCATCAGTGGAAAAGAAATcaccaataaaatttaaatcagacgacaaagagaaaaaagaagATCGAAGAGATAGAAGGGTTTCGCCACGTGGTCGATCGCCTGAGATGCGAGACCGACGTCGAAGGTCAAATTCCAGGGATGGCGACAGACGTAATAGATTTGCCAATCGCAGATCTGATTTCCGATCTCCACGCCGTCGTAATTTCGGTCGTCGTGGATTTGGTGGAAATAATGGAGGTGGTTTTGGAGATCGACGTCGGCAAAGGTCACGTTCGTTTGATCGTTTCCGCAATCGTCGATCGCCAGCACGCCGCCGATCACCTGGTGATCGTCGTTCACCTGGTGATCGTCGTTCACCTGCTGATCGTCGTTCGCCTGGAGACCGTCGTTCATCTAGCGATCGTAGATCACCAGCAAGGCGCAAGTCATCGACTGATCGTAGGTCACCCGCTAAACGTAGATCGTCTACAGATCGAAGATCCCCGGCCAATCGAAGATCTTCTGGTGATCGTCGGTCGCCAGGTAATCGTAGGTCATCTACTGATCGTAGATCGTCGCCAAATCGTAAGTCATCTGTTGAAAGAAAGTCATCTGCTGATCGTAGGTCACCTGTTGATCGTAAATCTTCTACTGAACCAAAATCCTCAAATTATCGCAAAGCATCTATTGACCGTAAATCTCCGCATGATGACAAACCTTCGGTTGATCGTAAATCCCCCGACCAACGCAAATCATCTGCTGATCGCAAGTCATCGGAAATTCAAAAATCAACCTCTGATCGTAGATCATCACCGGCTAAGCGTAGATCATCTACAGATCGTAGATCACCGGCTGATCGGAAGCAGTCTGACGATCGCAGATCaccggccaatcgaaaacactCTGATGATCGTAGATCGCCGGCAAATCGAAATAAATCAAGCGACCGCAGATCACCTGCCAAACGCAGATCATCGACTGATCGTCGATCACCAGCCAATCGCAGGTCATCAGTCGACAGACGATCGCCTGATCGACGTCGTCGTCCAAATAGATCTCGTTCCCGCAGCCCGCGGAGAAGACGTGACAGTCGTGGAGGAGACCGCAGTTATGATCGTCGATCTGTCTCTCCCAGCAAACCAAAGCAATCGAACTCTTCTCGCGATCATAGGGACCACAAACGTTGCAAGTCAAAATCCCCAAGAAAATCATCTCCAGTTCATCAATCTACCGGAAGTTCTACGAATCCTCAAGAAGATCAAGAAAAACTAGTAagagaaaaaatgttaaaacgcGCTGAAGCCCTTCAATTATTCAAAGATCATATGCGCAAAGAAATTGCCAAAGAAGAAGAACGTCGCGCCGAAAAGCAAAGAATGGaagatgaagaaaaagaaagagaaaaagaaaaggagaaaaatgctcgtGAATTGCAGGAATTGGAAAATTTGAAGAAGGAAACTTTATTAAAACTACAAGTCCATgataataccaaaaaacaagttTCAGATAATCAAAAACCaaatgaaaagaaagaaaaagatgACAAGCGATCATCGAAAGATAAGAAGAAGAAACGGTCCAAGAAGTCGAGAAAACATAGCAAATCATCAAATGATTCTGATTCAGATTAA